The nucleotide sequence CCTCCACACAGCGGAAGGTCTTTTCATCATGTTCACAGGAGGCTTTGATGGTCGCGACCTCGCGGGCTTGAAGACGTTCAGAGCAGGCGGTGATCATCAGGGGCAGAAGCAGAATCAATGCAGGTTTCAACATGGGTTTATTGTAGCGTCCTTTTGTGATCGCTAGCAACTATTCCAGATTCAATTCCGCCTGCAGGTTTGAAATGCGAGTCTGAGAACGGATTTTCCTGGATAGCTGGCGATCTTTGACACCACTTTTCACCAGGGCTTTTTTAACGCCTTCCGGATTCAGGGCTTCCCAGGGGCGGTTCAGCATCAACGAGGCGGCAAGGCCACTGACCCACGCTGTCGCCTGGGATGTGCCGCTCATATAGCCATACTTGCCTCCAGGAAGGGCTGAAAACACATTCTTTCCCGGAGCCGCGATATCCACCGATCCCGTGCCGAAGTTGCTGGAGGCCAGCAGGCGTTTTTGCGAATCCATGGCGGCCACGGAAATAATGTTGTTCAGCTTGTATCCCGCAGGATAGTAGCCCACCAGGTCGGTATTGCGTCCTTCATTGCCGGCGGCAGCGACAAATAGAATGCCCTGTTCCTGGGCGTCGCGAATGGCTGCCTCTTCCATGGGGCTTCTTTCGTCGCCACCGCCGGAATAGTTGATAATATCCGCTTTCATCTTTATGGCATAACGAATGGCCTTTACAGTGTTCATAAGGTTGTCGTTTGCCGGAATCGACGGATCATAATATTTCAAAATCATGAACTTCACGCGCGACGAACGGGTGCGCTGCTGGATGATACCCGCCACGTGGGTGCCGTGGCCGTGGTTGTCGGTCAGGTCATTGTTATTGGAAACAAAATTCCATCCATGGAGGTCATCGGCATATCCATTGCCATCATCATCTTTCATATTGTCTTTTTCGCGGGGGTTCACCCACAGGTTATTGCGAAGCAGAGGATGGTTTACATCCACGCCGGTGTCGATGATCGCCACGACAATATCCTTTTCTGAATTCTCTTGAGAGTATGAATTCATCGAGGCCCCCAGAACTGTAGTGATTAAAAACAGAATTGCTTTCATGCTGAAGTGCTAAAGCAAGCATGAAGCCAACACGGGGAGTGTGTTGATTGAATCTGAACTGGAAATTCGCTGCGAGTGTTCAGAAAAATCTGAACATAAAAAAAGCCCGAACAATTGTTCAGGCTTTTCTGGTCACCACAGTTCTATTGACGACTGTCTAAAAGTTGGACAGCCCCTTAGGCCACACGTTTGATCTGAGAACCCTTGGATACAGTGTATTTGTTGCGTCCGGTTTGCTTGGATTCATACAAGGCCTCATCCGCGCGCTTGTACAAAGCATCGGCCTTTTCGCCCGGCAGCACTTCGGCAATGCCCAGGGAAACGGTGAAGCGGATTTCAAACTTTTCGTGAACAAAGACCTCTTTGCGGATGCGGTTCATGGCTTCCTCCGCCATGCGAACGGCGGCCTGGGCATCACAACCCGGCAGGATCACCGCGAATTCCTCACCACCCAGGCGGGCAATGAAGTCCTCTTCGCGCGAGAAGCTTTCCTGGATCAGACGCACGCATTCCTGCAGGACAAAGTCACCAATGTCATGGCCGTAGGAATCGTTGATCTTTTTAAAGAAGTCGATATCCATAATGATCAACGTCATCGGGTCTTTGTCGATTTCATGCAACTGCAGATAA is from Bdellovibrio bacteriovorus str. Tiberius and encodes:
- a CDS encoding S8 family peptidase, which gives rise to MNSYSQENSEKDIVVAIIDTGVDVNHPLLRNNLWVNPREKDNMKDDDGNGYADDLHGWNFVSNNNDLTDNHGHGTHVAGIIQQRTRSSRVKFMILKYYDPSIPANDNLMNTVKAIRYAIKMKADIINYSGGGDERSPMEEAAIRDAQEQGILFVAAAGNEGRNTDLVGYYPAGYKLNNIISVAAMDSQKRLLASSNFGTGSVDIAAPGKNVFSALPGGKYGYMSGTSQATAWVSGLAASLMLNRPWEALNPEGVKKALVKSGVKDRQLSRKIRSQTRISNLQAELNLE